The Capsicum annuum cultivar UCD-10X-F1 chromosome 1, UCD10Xv1.1, whole genome shotgun sequence sequence acttctattatgatttattcacttgcgtctgattttcttgatcccccataccacatatgattatttacagctttacatactcagtacatatttcgtactgacgtccctcacgggggacctgcatttcatgctgcaggcacaggtgcttcagctcattcacaacataaataggagtcaggtcatacagctattgttggtgagctccagtttgcttcggagctttccgagtcagtctcttatgttttgttattgtaaaggagtcatgtgtgggcgggggtttgtcccgaccctagttatgtcatgtatatcctagaggctttgtagacataaggaagggtaaagtcatggaagtttatatagtgatgttatatttgtatatgtggtggcctcgacggccaagtattatatatatttatatttgtgcgtgttgtgctgatacaggtaattagacccttctatatgcaacgaagtgctgtccaaatttttggtgacatataagtgaaagtacaggtatttgaacgggttctcccgggccttctcggcttcgggtgccagtccggcccgatggaattttggggcgtgacacagATGCATCATTCAGAGTAACtcacgcacttacaaagcagaaaagcacaatcgacagattgacttcacaaAGTGCTACTCAATTACTGAAGAAACATATTGAAGAACTTGGTCCTAAGTATGGAATCCAGttaagagttttagcgttgatttttagagttgttcattgtgtttgaaatattgatgtaatatttgtttcagtgtgttataaactgaattaggagctagtctttgAATTGgaaaaaactcagagactttgggaacgcataccttgggaggtgtgtgtgtagttaggaattagagtttataattcttagTTGTTGAGTCAAAGGAATTAgcgtttataattcctagttgttgaattatagggattagagtttataatttctatttgttggttacaaagTTTTGTagtcagtcgttgttgaggctcagagttatttagtgaagttgaggttaaatcctgtagaggtacaggtcgtgattttttacatctttttgagccgggtgttttccacgtaaaaatcattgtgttctttagtTTCTGTTTTACTGTTTTCTTGAAACACGTCAGGTAACGCattccatcgataagcaacagttaggcaaaaataagataatcagtaggacACAAATTCTTAACACAAGCCTTACTATAGGTATGTAAGtaagaaaatcaaacaaatttAAGAGATTGcgtatgtattaaaaaaataattaaataagtatgTTGTTAACCTTATTGTTATAACTTATAAGAAAGAATAATATTGCATGGATACGCCCATTATTTCGTGCCattcaaataaaaatgaaaaaaaatatttaagaataatttctctatcTTATTCAATCATATTATCCTTTTAGAATAAATTCTTCTTAGCtcttcatcaaataatggaggaAATTAGAGAATCCCACTAAGCTATATGACTTGTATAAATACCTATCTATCCCAATTCATTTTCCTCAAGCCATCAAAAACACCAAACAACACACATTCTTACATATcaaattacaaaaagaaaaatccatTATGGCTTCAATGCATTGCTACAAAGAAGAAGGCAAAGAGTTCGATTACTATAACTATGGTAACCAAAAACCAACTACTTACTCGAACTCTGAATATGAAAAATCTTACTATGAGAAAGAGAGTTGCTACGAAACCAAGCCTGGAATGATGATGGGCTACGGCGCTAGCCATGGCCATCAACATGGTAGCAACCCATGTGGGCCTATGATGGGCCATGGAAAGTTGGGCTATGGTACGGGCCATAACACTCATGGTTCGGGCTATGGTTTGGGCCACAACACTCACGGTTCGGGCCACAACAGTACCTACTCTCATGAATATGGTAATCACCACATGCACAAGCCTGGGTCCAATGGGCTGGGCTTGGGTTTGGGCCAAGGAACGGGCACACCTTTGGGCCATGTTATGGGCTTTGGAAAGACACATGGGGGACATGGTGGCTATGGAATGGGCTCTTCGGGTTGCACTACTTACAAGAAACAACACCGTAGGAGGAAGGCCATGGGTGGTTACGGTAGCGGCAGTGACTGCAGCGACAGCAGTGATGACGAGCGTCACTGCTAAATTACTACAGGTAAACTGTTCAATGTATAAAAgttaaactcatcctaaaaattaaagtaataatataatttaaagttttaaggttTTATTGTAGATATAATCACTCAACTTTACTCAATATAACAAAAGAGctagtaaaattattttctatcaCGTTAAAGTAACTAAACACGACTCACTACAAGGTAAAGTTTTTTTTCGTTTTTGTAACTCAAATCTTTATATGTGAAATTAACTCATTGTTTAATTATTCTTTATGTAGGGTTTCATGTGTAGCAGCTTGGCTTATGAGAAGGAAGAGATAGAATTATATTTCCCAGTACTATAAGGGAATATTTATGACAATaaaaataagaagcaaatcaGCTATGGCGAACTATTGATTACTCAAGTTAATTATGAAACCTTGGGATGTGTGTGTCTGTGTTGgtgtattacatatatatatatgccaatATTAATGTAACTGCTTATTACCCTTGGCAATAAAACTACGTTATTCGTGTTATTGGATATATGCGTATGCATGCAGATCTTATGTATATCTTTATGGGTTAGAGATATTGTTTCCAATAGTTCGTCggtttgaaataaaagtttatGTAGTAAAATTGTAAGAAAAACATGACAACGAAAATAGCAAATACAATTTGCAAAATAAGAGATAACATAATACCGGCTACTCCAAGGCTTCCCTCAAACCTTTAATAAGGTTACTTGTCAAGAATTTCTGTTGGTTGACCCTTAAATCTTAAATCAAGAGTCAAAAGCAACCAAGTCGATCAAGAATCAAGATAATAAATTTGGCAATGCAACAAAAGGTAAATGAAGAAAGCAAATAACATATAGTAATTCGTATTGAAACAGCTTTGCAATTTTAGCGGATGCAAGTATTGTTATCATATATAATTCATAAGCCTCAACAATCTAGAGAAACTTCAATTAGCATTGATTTAATGGGATAACATTCACAGATCATCCAACAACCAAGATTAcaataaaggaaaatataattagaaataacttcAGTACTCTAAATTCATAaccttgaaaaataaataaatgacaacAACAGTAAAAGAGACGATAACTTCCTTACGACTTGAAGCACGACAAGGAGGTGAGTGAAATCGCGATATAAGATTGATGGTGTGATCCAAGTTGGTGAGGGAAAACGATTACTTAGTGACAGTTCAGGacaaaaagattcaatttttccaGTTTCAAAATTGTAAGATCTTGTATATCTTTCAACACCACATTCTTTGCATTTCCCATAccaatcatcaataaaatataCGTGATTAGGCTTGACTCTTGTGAACTTAGATGAGTCAATGAAACTTGCTCCATTATGGCTCCAAAAGATTGTTGAATCTCCTAAGGTGTTAATCTCCTTCAATTCACCCTTGATTACATCTAATTCGCGCACTTTAAATTCAAAGTTTTGACACCTACACCTCCGTTCATGATGGAAATGTCGAGTAACAAATAATAGTGTACCTGATAACTCGACTAGACTTGGATATAGATGACCTATATAACCCTCCATCGAAATAAGCAATTGTGGCTCAACAATTGGTTGAGGAATACTAAACCCAATGTCAAAACAATAGACATGGCCCGACGATGTGACAAAATAAAATTTCCCCTTATAGTAATTTATAGAGGTTACTTCACCCAAATTTCTGCTATCAATTATAGTCCAGTTGAGGTCTCTATGTCGCCAAAAGGCCAAACAATTATAACCTATCAAACCATTAAGACCAGGTACATAATAGCTAACCTCAATGCATAATCAGATGTAACAGAAGGGTTGGCAGATAAAACAACTTTGTTTATGAAGTGCTGCCTCGTTCCCGTCGGGTCCTTCTTCGTAACCTTGTAaagaccataagttttttctggGAGGAAGCTGAATTTTGTTATGAGAGAAAGGATTCAACAACCTAATCTCCTATGAACTTTGCAAGAAGCAGATCAACCATCCCTTTGATGAAAAACATTTTCCCCATTTAGCTTGATCTGGGAGATACAAGGCGAAACTTTCTTGTTGGAAAGAGAATAAAACTCTCGATAATTGTAGTCTCTGTGATCATAAGCATAACCCAACATTAGCAAAGGAACTTGAGGCCAAAGCACATCGAAATCGTCCTTGGTGGTagattaatataataatttatatctatatctataatctataatatattaggAATCCTATGCAAATGCTTTAGGGGGGAAATTATGTAAAagggcaaaaaaaaaattaaaaccaaattTATACTTATTGAAAAAGGAAATACGCATGGAAgcttttaagaaaaaaagttttactaatcaaaatatatttttttttcaaaaaaatctagGCAAAAGGAAAACAAATTATTTGATTTAGTTAAGGAGTCGTtttatttaacacttctaaatcaattagaattttaccttatataaaaacttctaaatcatgtagaattttaccttatataaattttattttacctTATATGTAAAAAAATGTCTATAGTTCTATTTAAGTTGTATTTTGATTaaagtttatttgaaaaaaatttgattttgatgattgataattaattaaagcTTTCTTCTTGCATTCATCACTAGAGTTTTCTtgcttttttatttatatgaattctctttttaatttttaattataattgtgaataaatcatgagatctaacatataaattattatttaaatattttggataaaaaaaaaaaagagaaagaatccCACacctaaaagaaattaaatataatgtgttgttataaatgtatttacattatagtgatgTCTATCAAGATTTATTAAGATCTACTTTGATCTCTATTAGAATTTGAATCATCTGtcaataagaatcactctctctattttctcaactattcttcttgttctttcttattttataacacattatcagtacgagactctgccaaacaaggtgagattataaatctgaaggatttcaagattaataattttttatgttatctttcttttgctactactaatataattattattgaatttgaggaaaaataattggtttgaaacaatttatattttaaatttattcctcaagaacaatattatcaaaaaggataataatatgttgggttcaagtcccatcgatttatgactaagacgcctttatatggataagacgttgaatttgaatctcaatgcaccatattgatatattatgatggctaaggcaaaataatagatatttgatgaaaagttatgaaattcgacccatagaatatgctccattccataaagtgaatgtggtagcaatatataataagtctgaaatatgacaacttacttcattcttgaggtgtatgtggtagcagtgcataatatatctgaaagaagacaagtaattgaatgcacgaatatacgcgtggaggaacaatatgataatgatcatcaaaagtgatgatattttcacacgtttatatgattataagatatgctagagaaaaattctctgcATTCACTATAAAAAAGGGATCAAATTGCGGGGGTTAATTTTACAGTTTGTAATTGTGGGGGTTTCCAAAATTCCCGGAATACGAGCCGTCACAAACGAGTTGCGGCAGTTTTTTTCGATCCCCATAATTAATTTACGGGGGTTATTTTGCGGCGGTCGAAACCTCCGTtactctatatttatttttttataataaatttttatttaaaaatttttaaaacctccgtaaatttattttttaaaaaaaaaatagtgggaCCCATCAATTATCAATACGAAgttataaattctaattttagcataaatttaattatttttggaaaaatctacaattaatatttatttaattcatatatCATAAACACAAAATAGcaaattaaacattgtaatttaTAAGGatttcaaaaatacattgaaaattaaatttcaaaattaaattcaacattagCATCTTCAATAGCATCTTCAtcctaatattaaaaattaaaatagtgtaATATCAATAATTACACATCAAAAAAGTTGACAACCAATGATAAGTTTGGCAGAACACCTCCACTTGCAATAGTAACACCCACTAACAACTTCCCCAGTACTCCATCATTCCTTATTGCCAACATAGATGCCTTGGAATAATCATCGTTAGAACACCTCCACTTGCAATAGCAACACTAGCCAACAACTTCCCTAGCTCTTCATCAATCTTTAATGCCAACATCGAATGCCTTGGAATAATCCTCGATTTGTAATTGTCGCTCGATGCATTTTCAGCCAACTCCAATATCTATtacacacaatttttttaaaaaaaattacagatCTGAGAAGGAAATCAAATGGGATTTTTAGTACCCCAGCAACAAGGATTCAAGAACAGCTGCGAGATAAATAGGAGCACCAGATTCAACAAGTTGACCAAAGAGACCCTTCTTCAAGTAACGAGCAATACGACCAACAGGCCATCATATTCaatcaaacaaaagaaacaaaatatcTGTGGTGGTAGAATCCATTtcaaataagaaacaaaaaagcTTGGAAGAGTTGGTGGCGGCGCGGTGCCAGCTCGCCAGTCGCTGCTGTCAGCGGCGACAACAATGGAGTTTTTCGGGACATATATTTAAGTAAAGGGGAGGACGGCGCTGGATTGTTTTTTGGTGAGAGAGGTGAGAGAGCCGTGGAAGTGTagttgtttttgagaaaaaaatgaagttaGGGTTTGTTGTCTTGTTTAAAAGAAGAGGAAATGATGTTAGAATTTTAGTCGTTGGATCAAATTTGATCCACggataaaattaaaagaatttaaaaaatgatcTAAAATTGAAGCTTTATCAAATTGATTTAGGCTGCGGATTCATAAATATAAcaataatgtaaaaaaaataatttaatcattcTTATATCAGTTATGAATAAAgcaagtaaataaaaaatataacactCAATATGTTAGtttaaaatcaacaataataaattaataaaatattatatttgaattgataaatcataaaaaataataaaataatttatatatatatatatatatatattttaaaatcatggatGTGACACatctttatttatttgatatcaaataacacgtaaaaaaatattaatattaaaaattaataatttttaataacatAGCAGCCTAAGAGGAGCATCGGGAGATTAAAATGGAGTGTCAATAGTCAAAATGAGAATACACTGTACAATTATTATTGTTCAGTGTTAAGAGTTTACTTCAGAGTTTTATACGTATAAACTGCTACTTCATGAACTTAATACCGAggaaagtttgaaaaaaataaaagttattacAAATATACCAACACTGCTATTTAAATGTAATAATAAAttcatagtaataataaattaaaatatattacaaaattattattcttacaaataaattACGTAtgtcacataaaaaatattatataaaaattatcgataagaaatttgaaataaattaagcataataataataataataattaaaaaaaatcaatcaaggtgacatcttttgattgttttctctatgTGATTTCGAGAAAATTAATCCAATAACTAACCCGATTTAGTCCCATAAATTGGGGTCTGTGGAGGGAAtagtgtacgcaaaccttaccgcTAAGGTAAATGTCTAGAATTTACCCCTATAATTATATTCGATGAATATCGGGGATTAAAAATCCCCGCAAATATATTCGACGGATAACGGGGGTTAAAAATCCCcgcaaatatataaattttagcgGCAAGTTTGTAACCCccgcaattcatataattttacaGGGGTTAAAATAACCCCCGCAATTAACCCTGTTTTTTGTAGtgattatatgtatgcctcgatttgcttctgaagtagcaaaatcttgaaagaggttataagctatcataatttgatagacttaaggcacgattatatttcaatCCTGGGGAATGAAAAACTTATTAACgtaaacgtgcacttgattgtgattgtatcacaactcacctccgaaagaggttgaataattttgaaatctacttctgaagtagtaaatctgaaatttactaaagaaaaagtacatgccatggtaaacttggagttaactagaataaaagttcataaattgctATGAACAATTGTAatatctcgaagatgtgcatatattaaagaactagaagattcttcaagaattgtttatgtcgtttgctctcatgacaagttggttggaccaactaatattgggattggatcccttcaaatctgaaaattataaaaggtgaataagggtccattcacctatcatgtgatatgttgaaaagatgcatcaataagatgatcacatgtacattcatggtcaacctacgtttgacattcataaagttacttgttcaatataaattgagcataattttcagattgtgtaatcaagataattcatcttgatgatgatggtttagcattgaatgtcttcgataaatatctaaaccattgttaatgagaacaaaacttaatgtattggtatgaaatatgatatattgcaatagcatttgtatgcattagaccaataaattatgattatttcttccctctcaattggttcaaggtcgggaaccaattattctatctaataattttgatatgcggtatacgattaatgaatataccataatgcacaaagatggattcctcaaagaagtagaggatgtatgttagttttcctaacataagggggagattataaacgctatgaaatatgttagaaattatcaccagatcctcatccaaaagataattcaagtcaaatgccgaaagcttatcatattaagcgcaagtgcgctatgaaatatgttaggaattatcaccagattctcatccaaaacataattcaagtcaaatgccgaaagcatatcatattaagcgcaagtgctcttattttgtgctcctaaaggacaaagtctatgcatgcgtgaaacgtggtagactaatcggttctaaatacaatagtccttgaaaaataaggaacaaataatcataataagaaggcaatgagctcttgaagagcctacaacataacacttcatgaaaccttatgagaggttcatgtacctgaaaataatgaagtgatgagatctcaaaatgttatgtcgcattgtgaaccgatacgaaggtatatatcatcaatatctttaacACAAtgttggcgcaatattgtgaaagattacgaggatctgaattctacgtttatttaagcatgctgacgtagaaacatttatcaagtaatatgaaagggtgcatcttggtaagtgaaaacttatttgatttacagtcCAGACAcgtgaagatgtcacacataaaatgttgaatattgtcac is a genomic window containing:
- the LOC107855327 gene encoding uncharacterized protein LOC107855327; translation: MESWAMVRAITLMVRAMVWATTLTVRATTVPTLMNMVITTCTSLGPMGWAWVWAKERAHLWAMLWALERHMGDMVAMEWALRVALLTRNNTVGGRPWVVTVAAVTAATAVMTSVTAKLLQGFMCSSLAYEKEEIELYFPVL